The stretch of DNA AAGTGATCAAGAACGTTTGACGTCACATCATGTGTTGTTCTGAAAAATTGACCGCTCCCTCCAATGTATTTTCTCAGTGAAAGTTGCACAATGGGGTTGAGGGTTTGATAAAGCAAGTGTATAATCAATTATGGGAAAGATAGTCGGAATTTGTGATTAGCGGATGGCTATACAAAATAGTTGACGGCGCTATGTAAACGTTCTAGCTAGAAAACATCAACTCACCTGTGCTGTAGCGCTACAAGTCCCAAAGTTAACACTTTGGCAACTTCTAGTTGTGTTGGCCATTCCCCTGCTGCAACACAGCCAAACACGCCGCACTCTTCTCCGATGCCAGATTCTTCGAACTCGCTCATTCTTCAGACCCTGCGCGTCTCGAGCTTGTATACTTCACACTCACAGCGTGCAATTCCAGGCTTAAACACTGACCACGTGTTAAAAATAGAGCTAGCGGGAAAGTATGCTTCCTCTTGCTGGTTAGCGTCTACACACAGACGGGCTCAACCTAGCACAGGGCTACAAAATGGGGATGCTTGCTTTGAAGCCTATTGAATTGACTCGCTAAATAGTAACGTTACTTCGAGTTGACAGCCCCTGACAAGACGGAATCATTCGTGGCAGATTGCGAAAATACTAGGCCTACAATTTACAAACGAAAAAAAGATATAGATTTTCAGACTGACTGATAATGTCAGCTAGTCCAAGATTTCCAATCATTCGCCCTGTCTTTTTGTGTAATAAAGGTGCAATGAGATGTATTTGAAAGTTTTCAAGCGATACTAATAAAAAAAACGACACTTGGCTTTTCAGACAAATAAACCAGTGTATCGCTGATATATGTAGTGATGAGTGGCATAACTTTTTTCGCCCCACGTGGTGAGACCTTCATTACTTTGATCTGGTCTAATACAACAAATCCCGCCCACCCAGTGAACCAGGACATGCAAAACGAACTCGCTCACTGCAGAGTCCTCTTTCTGTGCTGACTTTTCTACGGGTTGCAGGTGAAGTTGCGAAAATTCTAAATACGATATTTTGGGTGTACATTTCCCACACTTGATTTAAATCTATTTTTGCTTGCTTTACTTTTCAGGGTTGCAGATCGTCTTCCAACATGGCGTCTCCATCAGGTATGTTTTCGACTAAAGTACAACTTGTAGGCCTATTACTTATGTTTGTTCATTTGCAAAACGGCCCATCAAGTAATTTGAAGATGGATAAATTGAAGTGATGATGCAATCAGATCGTAAATATCGATTAACCAATGTTGGGGGTTACTCActgtttgtctttgttttctgGTTTTGAAGAGCTGAAACTGGGACAGAAACTAAATGAGGGAAAGACCAAGCAGATTTTCGAGCTCGCAGATGAGCCAGGCCATGTTTTGGTCCAGTCAAAGGACCAAATCACAGCAGGGAATGCGGCGAGGAAGGACCAGATGGAGGGCAAGGCCGCGATAGCAAACAGAACCACGAGCTGTGTTTTCAAGTTGCTGCAGGAGGCGGGTGAGTCGTCAGGCTACACTGTTATCAATTATGCAAGTTAGTAAATGCTAATGacatgtaaatgtaatgattaGTTTGGCAATGTATGCATGTGTGGGTGCGTGTGATACTTTGTTTAGATGTGCCTTCCACCACACCTCCTCTCATCCTTTCAAGTGTCGAGAACATCAGATTGTTTTGTAATCAATTCGAAAGCTTCTTGGATCTGTGAGAAATATACATTGTCCTGGGACATTAAAGTGTGCCAACATTCATGAATGGATTCGTCTGCAGGCTAGAATGCAAACAAACAGCTATTATCAGGGATTGTTCTGTCTGTAACTGAGCACAGTGGCCAGCTGTCCTGAGTATCCAGGTCATGTTACATTCCTGTGTTTGACATTGAAATCACAGTAGTCTGTTAATAAACACTACTTGATCAGAAATAACTCCATGTTGCATtaatttttaaataaatgttgttAGCCTAACTGTGGAATTGAATTCGTTGCAACTCAGAATGTGTCCCACCCTAGCCctctttcctccccttcatctaagaCAATGGCATATCTGACTGGCTGTTAATTGGCTTCCTTCGTGgccttagtagtagtagtacatctGATTTAATCATCAATGGCTGAGTAAGACCTTGTGATGTCCCTATCCCTCAGGCATTAAGACAGCTTTTGTGAGGCAGCAGTCGGAGAAGGCGTTCGTGGCGGCCCACTGTGAGATGATCCCCATCGAGTGGGTCTGTCGGAGGGTGGCCACCGGATCCTTTCTAAAGAGGAACCCAGGGGTCAAGGAGGGCTACAGGTTCTCCCCCCTGAAAATGGAAATGTTCTTCAAGGTGTGTGTATATTTCTCTGTCCAATCATGCCTGGTAGAAACATATCCTCTCCCATAATCCAATCTTCCGGTTTGATTTGCACACATTCATTGTCCGCTCAGAGGACAACATTGAGAGTTAGGTGCATCAACTCATCCTCCTTCATACAAATATTGCTGTGTTTTACCATTTACATCAATGTCTTATCTTGGTCACCATTTGTGTTTGTCCCAGGATGATGCCAACAATGACCCTCAATGGTCAGAGGAGCAGCTGCTGGAAACTAAGTTATCTCTGGCTGGGCTCACCATTGGCCGCTGTGAGGTGGACATCATGAACCGCAGCACTGTGGCCATCTTTGAGGTCCTGGAGAGGGCTTGGGCCACCCAGAACTGCACCCTTGTAGACATGAAGGTATGTAGCTCAGCGCCACCCTCTGCTGGTCATGGGAGGTAGCACAGTGCTACCAGCTAGATGTGGAAGTCATGTTGGGGCATTTTGAATTTAATGTCTTCCCttaaaatgtcattgttttttaatttttttttttttttttttgttgacagATTGAGTTTGGTGTGAATGTGAGCACTAAAGAGATTGTGCTTGCTGACGTGATTGACAATGACTCCTGGAGGCTGTGGCCAGCGGGAGATCGGAGTCAGCAGAAAGACAAACAGGTGAGGTGATCTCCTGCATAGCTCTGTCCAATTTTCCCATCCTGCCATCCCTTTATGGAAAATCCTAATGTTGCCATTATTTAACTACCTCATATTTTGAGTTACACCACATTAGCTGTAGTGTAAACCTgtgtgctctcctcttctctgcagGTGTACCGGGACCTGAAGGAGGTGACTCCTGAAGCTATGCAGATGGTGAAGAGGAACTTTGAGTGGGTCTCTGAAAGCGTGAAGGTAGGCAAGCCTTGTGTATCCCACTACTCCTGTGCCCTTTTGCCCTCGAGCCTAAAAGAGCCTGAGCTGACCAGCTGTTATCAGGAGGACAAGCACTAGTGTTTGTGTTGAATAAACATCCCATACTGATAGAGGATCAGGTAGTTTAACATTAACtggtggcctcccgggtggcgcagtggtctgctgtgccaccagagattctgggtacgagcccaggctctgacggggaggtccatggggcgacgcaccattggcccagcgtcgtccgggttagggagggtttggccggcagggatatccttgtctcatcgcgcactagcgactcctgtggcgggccgggtgcagtgcacgctgaccaggtcaccaggtgtacggtgtttcctccgacacattggtgcggctggcttccgggttggatgtgcgttgtCAAGAAGCAGTAGGTTGGGTTGTttttcgggggacgcatggctctcgaccttcacctctccagagtccgtacgggacttgcagcgatgagacaagactaactactaccaattggataccacaaaattggggagaaaaaaggggtaaaaaaataaaagtttaACATGAACTGGTTGATTGTGTTCCAATCCAGTGTGATCACTTAGACATTATCAGGTTTTCAGGTGAACCTTTTGTGACCTTCACAACTTCTGTCAAATTAACCAAGTTTGTTTCAATCTGCAGACCCGGTACAAGTACAGCCCATAGTGGAATAGGTTAGTCCAGGCATTCAGTAGAGGCTAACAGGCAGTGTGTTTTTGTCTAGCGGCTGCTGGAGCCCCAGGCCAGTGGCCGAGTGGTGGTTCTAATGGGCTCCATCTCTGACACGGCCCACTGTGAGAAGATCAGGAAGGCCTGTGGCTCCTACGGAATCCCCTGTGACCTCAGAGTCACCTCAGCACACAAAGGACCAGATGAAACTCTCCGCATCAAAGCTGAATATGAAGGTGGGCTGAGCTAAGCCTTTTAGCCCTAAGCTTACTGGCAACCCCTCTACGTAGATTGTTCATGCATTGTAAAATCCATTGCTTGCTTATTATGTTTATTGAGAGTGGAAGATTctgatatatacattttttctgaAAGTGTTTTAAATAATGGCTTGGTATGTGGAGTAACTGTGCAGTATACTGGCTAACATTATAACAAAGTCTATCTAACATAAAACATTATATTAGGATGGATGAGCTAATGTGCAGTGTTTTCCCAGGTGACGGAGTACCAACTGTGTTTGTGGCTGTGGCGGGCAGAAGCAACGGCCTTGGTCCAGTGATGTCAGGAAACACCGTCTACCCAGTCATCAACTGCCCTCCTATCACCCCCAACTGGGGGGCACAGGACATCTGGTCATCCCTTCGCATGCCGAGCGGTGAGTACATCCCTGCATGCAGTCTTTCTTGCTGTGTTTATTCAGTCATGTGTGGTATCTGTGTGTTTACCTTAACCCTGTGAGCTCCTCTCCCGCAGGTCTTGGCTGCTCCACCGTCCTCTCCCCAGAAGCTGCGGCCCAGTTTGCTGCTCAGATCTTCGGGCTCAGTGACCACCTGGTGTGGTCCAAACTGCGAGCCTCCATGCTCAACACCTGGGTGTCTCTGAAGCAGGCTGACAAGAAGCTGCAGGCCTGCAGCCTGTGAGGAGCCCCTGTACCATTCCAGACCCTGCCAGGCCTCCAAGATGGGAACTATCATGGGTCCCTGCCTGGCCGTGTGTCATGTCTAATGAAATGTTTACCATGATAGTTTACTAACTGTAAAATCAGCACTAAAACACATTCCTCTAATCATTCCCTTaagaaggcagttaacccactgttcctaggccgtcattgaaaataagaatttgttcttaactgacttgcctagttaaataaaggtaataaag from Salvelinus fontinalis isolate EN_2023a chromosome 5, ASM2944872v1, whole genome shotgun sequence encodes:
- the paics gene encoding multifunctional protein ADE2 isoform X4, which gives rise to MASPSELKLGQKLNEGKTKQIFELADEPGHVLVQSKDQITAGNAARKDQMEGKAAIANRTTSCVFKLLQEAGIKTAFVRQQSEKAFVAAHCEMIPIEWVCRRVATGSFLKRNPGVKEGYRFSPLKMEMFFKDDANNDPQWSEEQLLETKLSLAGLTIGRCEVDIMNRSTVAIFEVLERAWATQNCTLVDMKIEFGVNVSTKEIVLADVIDNDSWRLWPAGDRSQQKDKQVYRDLKEVTPEAMQMVKRNFEWVSESVKRLLEPQASGRVVVLMGSISDTAHCEKIRKACGSYGIPCDLRVTSAHKGPDETLRIKAEYEGDGVPTVFVAVAGRSNGLGPVMSGNTVYPVINCPPITPNWGAQDIWSSLRMPSGLGCSTVLSPEAAAQFAAQIFGLSDHLVWSKLRASMLNTWVSLKQADKKLQACSL
- the paics gene encoding multifunctional protein ADE2 isoform X3, whose translation is MCHRLPHSVKNTHRPVKRHDTGGSCAESIDFQYKEEDQYIPIIEINSVCSMAASDSFREKQGCRSSSNMASPSELKLGQKLNEGKTKQIFELADEPGHVLVQSKDQITAGNAARKDQMEGKAAIANRTTSCVFKLLQEAGIKTAFVRQQSEKAFVAAHCEMIPIEWVCRRVATGSFLKRNPGVKEGYRFSPLKMEMFFKDDANNDPQWSEEQLLETKLSLAGLTIGRCEVDIMNRSTVAIFEVLERAWATQNCTLVDMKIEFGVNVSTKEIVLADVIDNDSWRLWPAGDRSQQKDKQVYRDLKEVTPEAMQMVKRNFEWVSESVKRLLEPQASGRVVVLMGSISDTAHCEKIRKACGSYGIPCDLRVTSAHKGPDETLRIKAEYEGDGVPTVFVAVAGRSNGLGPVMSGNTVYPVINCPPITPNWGAQDIWSSLRMPSGLGCSTVLSPEAAAQFAAQIFGLSDHLVWSKLRASMLNTWVSLKQADKKLQACSL